The stretch of DNA ATCGAAGCTGGCATTATGAGAATGAGTGTATCATCTATGAATCTCTTGTAAATTTCCATGAGAAAACACAACAGGAAATCCTCTTACTACTACGATTACCTTTTAAATTATCTGGTAAAATGTGGGATTCTGactgaaaaatgttgtgtttaaaacAAGAGGAAGAGGGGCTGCTATAATATATTCACATTTAGTAATTTTGTAGTAGTAGTTTCCATCATGTAGAAAAGCATTTACTCTGCTACTGCACATGAGATAGTATCAGCTAAACCTGATCAGTACCAAAACCCCCACCACAGTACAGGGTAATAATATACTGAATCCAGTGATCAAAatgaaaatttttttttacaaatgaatAAAGAAGTTAATTACGAGAACTGCTAATTTTACAGGActaaacatgaaaaaaatgagATGGTTATCTCTCAGAGAGTAAGGACACCGGGTTTCCTACAGTATGAAACAAAATCTCTCAGAGCATTGTACTGGATATCATTTTCCAGAGCACCTGTTGTCATCACGTTTCATTTATGCAGCCTTTAACATTATCTTTACTGAGGTTGCTATTACTTTAATATTACTGTGCTGTAACATTAGAGGTAGATTACAACTGACAAACGTCACCACAAGCACAAAACGGACAGCAGCCAGGAAAAGTACAATACAGTCATGGCTATAAATTTACTAAAATTCAAAAGCTGTCAAAGTTCTGGTTTGTGTCACTGGGGGAGAGAGACTCCAGTGTTCTTAGGAAATGTCTTCTTTTGAGTGAAACATGGAGAAGAAATAAGCACAGTTCTCACTTTATAGCacatcagcagcagcaaacagcagcaaACTGAAAGAAGAACTATCCTTTGCAGGTCTACGAGATAATGAGATACATTTTCAAGGAAACTTATTTCTGACTAATTCCCATAAGTGTTTCAATGCAGGGTAACTTTAAAACTTCTTTTAAtataaaattaatttaatattggAAATGTTTATCAGTTTCCCTGAGCCCAAGGGTTCATCTCTAAACTGCTTGAGTTGTTCAGAAATATTTAATTGGCAATAATGCAGAAAGCAacaacaaatcctcacatttaagaagctggaaatGTGAAGCGGTTTTTGCTTAAAAATGTGTGATAGATTATTGTTGTCAATTTATTATctgttgattaattaatcaacttATCATTTGAGCACTACTATCTTGTCTGTTTTCTTAAATTCACATTTTCGCTCTTGAAAAGGAGgcttgtgttttatttagaCTACCTGATTCAACAGGATATCAAATCAGTCAAATGCCATTCACAAGCATGTTTATCACTGGCACACGTGGAGCGTGATGTGTGCTCTTACCTGCCTGATCCTGCTCTCCGTACCATGTGTTCCAGGTGCCCACAAGCTCGCAAGAATATTCAGGGTCAGCGTGAATGGAAGGCAAAACAGCCGCACtaaggatacacacacacacacacacacacacacacacacacacacacacacacacacacacacacacacacacacacacacacacacacacacacacaaatgtatttaaaatctCTGCTGTTTACCAGCGTCTTGACAAGGCATCTGAATGAAGTCAATTAAGGGACAGGGGCTTTTTACCAAAGTTCATTGTAAGCATCAAGGCACTCAGGCTTGACATTGTGAACTGCAAggaaacaacaaaacataagTGGATAAAACACCAACTAATAGATTTCATAAGATTATTCTAGGAGAAATAATAATCCatcttaaaacaataaaaaaaattgaaaaaaatgcaaTCAGGACAATCTTTTTCAATGGACCACCAGAACATCCACAGCTAGTCACAAACAATACATACACTGTATTTTGTACAGATTGTTGTCTTCCTTCTTGGCAAGCAAATGAGAGTGAGCGTCCTTTCGGGGGTCAACCTTTCTAACAaacagggacttgaaccagctGTCTTCACGGAAAGCTGAAAGGCTCCTGAGgtgaaacaaaacacaaacgttTGATACAACCAGCACCTCTTCTGCTACACAATGAAGAAATAATTGACAACAACCAAAAACCATCTTGTGCAGCATATAATTGTGTTGCCTGTACTCTACTGTAATTCTACAAGTCTCTAAAGCACTTTATGTTTTTTAATGGTGATGGTTTTCGAGCTGTACCTGCACTGGTCAGAGTGCTTTCAGTTAGTCCTGTTCTCTGGAACAAACTGACCTAAGATCTAAGAAGCAAACCTAAAACATTACTTACTTTCTCAGGGTTATGATTAGTTACTATATATACACTGGCTGTGGTTTGTAAGATAGATCAACATATATAGTAATAATAGGTTTGTTAATGCTTTAGGTTTATGTTAAAAATCTTACATTTGGCAAAATATTGTTGAGGATTTTTAAACCTTTATAATGTCTTATCAATATCAGCCTAAAAAACAATCGGTCGGGCTATACTTGTATTACTGGTATGTATTTAATGTAAACCACACATGTTTACTTGTGATGAAATATGCAATGTAAATAAGACAGCCTTGCCTTGTGTCTCTTAACAATGTGGTATTTTATACAAGTCTAAGAGGGCTGCAGCAAagtaataaaatatttttaaactaTCCAGCTGATTCATTCCAATTCAGCTCCACCTCAAAGGCCAGTAACAGAGACATATATAAGCTGTAGGTTAAATACTGCACATAACCAGAGGAAAGTCTAGCTACATGGACTCCAGCAGCCTTCCCACATGAGTAGTATTTCGTTTTTTGATAATAAACTTACTTAAAAAGTGCCAACAAGCACGCCTTGTAATACTGCTGTTTATCAGAAAGCACTCCAGCTGACGCAAACAAAACTAACGTAAACGTTATTACTTTACACAGTGCATTCAAAGCGGTCAGATTTGAGCTAAATTCTTTATCATAGCAGCATTTCagttgtaaacatgttctagacAGCTTGGTTTATGACACACACCTACGTACCGCAGCCAGAAACGGGGTTACTCACTAATCAAAACAAGTAGTGCTGTGCAGCAATTCATTGCATTATGACCTTGAAGTTTGGGACTGACAGTTGTGATTTTTGTGTTCTTATTTTTGCATATGGCAACTGTAACTATACGCACAAAATTATGAAGTACTCAACGATAAGTGCAAACACAAGTTGTTTCACAACTTTGTAATGCGGCAGGGTAATCATTAGCAAGTTTAGAGCTAGTGGGCTAGCTACGTTACATAGAGATCTAAACGTCGCCAACGTCCCTACGTTAGCACTAACTTTAGCGTTAGCTTAGCTACCTAGCCTACCGGACTTTGTCAAACTATACGGAAGCCCAACACATTAAGTAGCATTTATACATAAGCGATGACAAACAACATTTGCAAAAGTCTAACCTTACGACAACCGTGACCTTCCCGTTCGTCTGAAGCCCATTTTTCGTCTGTTTGAGGCCTTTGCCCACTCTTTGAAGGACTCTGGTCGCCATCTTTCCCTTGAAAGCTGCTACTAGTTGGAGGTTGTTTGACACGGCTGCAGCTGCAGTCCGGGCTGTCCCCgtggagctaacgttagttagctacaTTAACGTAACCTCAAATTGACTTAATGTACCGGAATCACTTAACGTAACCAGGGGACCTGATGCTAGTGTAAACAGAGTAGTTTAAATTACATCAGTTGATTAAGCGTAGCCGTATCCATAATTTTGATTCCCGTCACTTAATTAACGTACCGACTTGCTAACTCTTGTTTTGATTCGTTTATCGAAGGTTTTAGGCTTTAAACCATTAAACCTGACTAAAACATAGCTCTGTTGTTGACTTCTATTTTCCTTCGACTCCAAAAATAACTTTTTGCGTTATAAATAACGTATTGCTATCTATAACTTGTGTTCTAAATATGACTTACACATGcctcaaaataaaagcctaccAACCAAACTGACCCAACGGCTGTTACATTTTAATCCATTGGCTATTTGTGTATCATTATACACACGTGCATTTCAATTAATGAATAACTATATCACTGGTTACATTTATGAAAGAGTATCCTGTGGTTACACAGTAAATTAGAGCAAACGTGCTAAATACATATTCATAATACTAATGCCAGGTAATGAATGCACAAATTACTGATATTGACTTAAAATATTTCTGCATATTTGGACTATAAATGGCAATATTTCATTTGATTGTAATGTCTTTCAACATAGATCATTGGTCTCTGACAGTAAACAGATATGAGCACCATGCATATGTTTGTGAATGACACCATGCTTCttattgtcattttattgttaattcCTTGGAAATGTGTCTTAAATTCAAAACTACCTAGGCAGGTAGCAAAGAAAATGTATGTGACATTTACTGATATATATTGATGAATGgtttatacatttatatttacataAACACCCGAAACAGAAATGCAATTGCAGAGACACTTAGGCTAACACTACTGCATAAAAGAATGTAGTTTTCTATTATGAAGTGGGAGTTTGTGCTGGTGGGGAGTCAGCTCCAGTGGATGCGGCAGAGATGTTGAGTTCCTGCAGTTTTTCTGATAACTTTGTGTCCTCTCCCAGGCTGAGTGGAAGGTCAGTCAGAGGCTCTACAAACTCATTTCCTTCAACGCTCTTTCCCGTCAGTGGGTCGACAACCCTTCCGACTTTATACACTATGTCAGACAGTTCATGCTTCACATGTTTGGACCTGGCCTCAGTTAGAGCCTTGAGAAGGACGACATCTCCCACAGTGCACTGTTGCAAAGGATCATGGGCAAAGTAGGTTTTCCTCTTGTTGTAGTACTATGGGGAAgaaaagacaacatttgacTTATTTTAAAACACAGTCATTGTACAGCAATCAGTCATCGATCTAAAAGTGAGTAACATTTGGTTGTACACAATGAAGTTGATCATGTACTAAATGAGGCTACATTAAGTGGATTTTAATTACTTGCTATATTa from Sander lucioperca isolate FBNREF2018 chromosome 13, SLUC_FBN_1.2, whole genome shotgun sequence encodes:
- the mrps17 gene encoding 28S ribosomal protein S17, mitochondrial produces the protein MSVKHASVHAKWIIGRVIGTKMYKTAKVRVTRLVLDPYLLKYYNKRKTYFAHDPLQQCTVGDVVLLKALTEARSKHVKHELSDIVYKVGRVVDPLTGKSVEGNEFVEPLTDLPLSLGEDTKLSEKLQELNISAASTGADSPPAQTPTS